The sequence CATTCTGGACCGGGCCCTGCGCTTTCGCGAAGAAAACACCATGAACATTGACGGCAAGGAAGCTTTCTACGCGTACTTTACACCAAAAAACAGCGCCCAACCTGAGATCCATGGCGGTTTCGCGCTTTCCCACTGGTGCGGGAACAGCGCTTGCGAGGAAAAGATAAAGGAAGACCTGAAGGTAACGATCCGCTGCATTCCTTTTGGCATCAAGCCTGAAGCCGGCTCCTGCGTTTGCTGTGGCAAACCCTCCCAGGGCCGGGTGATCTTTGCCAAATCCTATTGAGATGCACATAAGCGCCATCATCACCATCGGAAACGAAATCCTGCTGGGCAGTACCATCAACACAAATCTGGCCTGGCTTGCGAAGGAGCTTGCCCTGCTGGGTCTGCCGGTGGAGTTTTCCCTCACGGTAAAAGATGAAGCCAAAGCCATCTGGCAAGCCCTAAAACATGCTTGGGAAAGTTGCGACGTGGTGATCACCACCGGTGGCTTGGGCCCAACTGACGACGACATCACCAAACGCGAAATCGCCTCCTTCTTTGGAGCGGAGATGCGCTTCGACGCAGAGATCTGGGCCAACATACAAAAGAACTTTTCAGCCAGAAACCTGGCCACACCGGAGATAAACCGCAATCAAGCCCTGGTGCCGGAAGGATTCAAATCCCTCACCAACCTGCGCGGAACGGCTCCAGGCCTGTTCTATGAACAGGGGGGTAAGAGCTTTTTCGCCTTTGCTGGAGTACCTTTGGAAATGCGGCATGTCTTTTCAACCCAAGCCAAACCGCTCTTGGTGGCCAAATACGGCAGCGGAGAAGCCATCCACCAAGAAACCCTGCATACCTTCGGCATCTCTGAATCCGCCTTGGCAGAGCTCTTGGCAGGCTTTTCCCCACTTCCGGAGATTAATCTGGCCTGGCTGCCCCAGACGGGCAGGGTGGACCTGAGGTTTTACGGAAGAGACCAAGAAAAAGTGACAGAAAGCGCGAATAACTGCCTTAAATTGGTTGGCGATCAGGTTTGGGGCTGCAACGAAGACACGCCAGTAAGTGTTTTGCACAATTTGCTGAGGAAGCTGAAACTCACAATTTCCGTGGCGGAATCCTGCACCGGAGGCTTGCTGCAAAAAATGCTGACCGACCCGCCCGGAGCTTCGGAAGTGTTTCTGGGTGGCGTGGTCAGCTACTCAAACCAGCTCAAGCAAAGCCTGTTGCGGGTAAGGTCAGAAACCCTTGCGGAACATGGCGCGGTGAGCGAAAACTGCGCTCAGGAAATGGCTGCGGGAATAAAAAACTTGACAGAATCCTCAATCGCGATTTCCATAACCGGAGTGGCTGGTCCGGATGGTGGCAATCCTCAGAAACCGGTCGGGACCGTTTGTTTTGGTTTTTCAGTTTTTAACAGGATGTGGAGCCTGACCCAGACCTTCAGCGGAGACCGGGAATCCATCCGGCACAAGGCAGCGGAATTCGCTCTGCTATACCTGATCAAACATTTGCAAGGAACCAAGATTTGAAAGTTCTGATCATCGGCAGCGGAGGCCGTGAACACGCGCTGGCCGCGGCCTTGGCCAAAGACAGTCACGAGATATTCGTCGCCCCGGGCAACGCCGGCATTGCGCGCGAATTTTCCTGCCCTCCCCTCCATTCAATCGGCGAGGTTGTCAGTTGGTGTAAAGAAAACCAACCGGCATTTGTGCTTTTCGGGCCAGAGCAACCCCTAGCTTCGGGCTGGGTTGATATTCTGACCGAGGCTGGTATTCCCTGCGTGGGACCCAACCAGGCAGCCGCCAGAATTGAAAGCAGCAAGATCTTCGCCAAGAACCTCATGGCCAAACACCACATCCCAACAGCATCCTGCAGATGTTTCAACGATTCCGCGGATGCGCGTGAGTACATCTTAACTCAAGAGATTTATCCTCTGGTGATCAAGGCTGACGGCCTGGCCGCGGGGAAAGGCGTGTTTGTGGCACAGTCCAAAGATGAAGCCCTGCAAGCCATTGATGGAATTGAAGGCAGGATTCTGGTGGAAGAATATATCTGGGGCTGGGAGGTTTCGCTATTTGCAGTAACTGATGGTAATAACTTCAAGACCACCCTGTTCGCGCAAGACCATAAACAACTGCTGGATGGAGACAAAGGGCCAAACACTGGCGGAATGGGGGCATATTGCCCAGTGCCGGAAGCGGAACCCTACCGCGCTCAGATCGAGAAAACAATCATCGGCCCCACCCTGAAAGCCTTGCGGGATGAGGGCTGCCCTTACAAGGGATTTCTCTACTGTGGATTGATGATAACTTCCGAGGGACCAAAGGTTCTGGAATTCAACTGCCGCTTGGGAGATCCTGAAACACAGGCTCTGCTTCCCTTGCTGCAGACATCATTTACGGAAGTTTGCCAAGCTGTTGTTGAATCCCGCGTGGAAGACCTTGAATTGGCTTGGAGCGGCATGAGCAGCGTGTGCGTTGTGCTGGCTTCCAAGGGTTATCCCGGCAGTTATCAGAAAGGTTATCCCATCACATTTCCCCATGATCTGGCCAGCCTT is a genomic window of Candidatus Cloacimonadota bacterium containing:
- a CDS encoding competence/damage-inducible protein A, which produces MHISAIITIGNEILLGSTINTNLAWLAKELALLGLPVEFSLTVKDEAKAIWQALKHAWESCDVVITTGGLGPTDDDITKREIASFFGAEMRFDAEIWANIQKNFSARNLATPEINRNQALVPEGFKSLTNLRGTAPGLFYEQGGKSFFAFAGVPLEMRHVFSTQAKPLLVAKYGSGEAIHQETLHTFGISESALAELLAGFSPLPEINLAWLPQTGRVDLRFYGRDQEKVTESANNCLKLVGDQVWGCNEDTPVSVLHNLLRKLKLTISVAESCTGGLLQKMLTDPPGASEVFLGGVVSYSNQLKQSLLRVRSETLAEHGAVSENCAQEMAAGIKNLTESSIAISITGVAGPDGGNPQKPVGTVCFGFSVFNRMWSLTQTFSGDRESIRHKAAEFALLYLIKHLQGTKI
- the purD gene encoding phosphoribosylamine--glycine ligase encodes the protein MKVLIIGSGGREHALAAALAKDSHEIFVAPGNAGIAREFSCPPLHSIGEVVSWCKENQPAFVLFGPEQPLASGWVDILTEAGIPCVGPNQAAARIESSKIFAKNLMAKHHIPTASCRCFNDSADAREYILTQEIYPLVIKADGLAAGKGVFVAQSKDEALQAIDGIEGRILVEEYIWGWEVSLFAVTDGNNFKTTLFAQDHKQLLDGDKGPNTGGMGAYCPVPEAEPYRAQIEKTIIGPTLKALRDEGCPYKGFLYCGLMITSEGPKVLEFNCRLGDPETQALLPLLQTSFTEVCQAVVESRVEDLELAWSGMSSVCVVLASKGYPGSYQKGYPITFPHDLASLVRFGGVASAKNGLVTSGGRVMALVGLGQDVAEARRKVYQDIELVKFEGKQYRGDIALRKNVL